The Methanobrevibacter sp. genome window below encodes:
- a CDS encoding indolepyruvate oxidoreductase subunit beta produces MDNHYCIYICGVGGQGIIKTSTIIGEAAMNQGLDVVMSEIHGMSQRGGSVSTELKIGGYNSSIIPNQGADMLLAFEPIETIRGLDKVNENTKIVYNTHPIIPSSTDKPYPSVDSITKTLKENFKHVLPINGTELAIEAGSVLALNMVLLGAVTADDNFPLSKESVIDAMKNNLKPKFHDMNLKAIESGYKSIKG; encoded by the coding sequence ATGGATAATCATTATTGTATTTATATTTGTGGCGTAGGTGGACAAGGAATTATTAAAACATCTACAATCATAGGTGAAGCTGCAATGAATCAAGGTTTAGATGTGGTTATGAGTGAAATTCATGGTATGTCTCAAAGAGGAGGTTCCGTTTCAACAGAACTAAAAATTGGGGGATATAATTCTTCAATTATTCCAAATCAGGGTGCAGATATGTTGCTTGCTTTCGAACCAATAGAAACAATAAGAGGACTTGATAAAGTAAATGAGAATACTAAAATTGTTTACAATACTCATCCGATTATTCCGTCTTCAACAGATAAACCTTATCCTAGTGTTGACAGCATAACAAAAACCTTAAAAGAAAATTTCAAACACGTTCTTCCAATCAATGGTACTGAATTGGCTATTGAAGCAGGAAGTGTTTTAGCTTTAAACATGGTCCTTTTAGGTGCAGTAACTGCTGATGACAATTTTCCTTTGTCTAAAGAATCAGTTATTGATGCAATGAAAAATAATTTGAAACCTAAATTCCATGATATGAATTTAAAAGCTATTGAAAGTGGATATAAATCTATAAAAGGTTAA